The following proteins come from a genomic window of Streptomyces sp. NBC_01716:
- a CDS encoding MMPL family transporter, translated as MEAWARWCYRRKLLVLALWVSALAGLGVAGTAAGGDYANMFGIPGTDSSRAYDRMAEVFPESAGDTVNVVWRVDSGAVGDSSVQDRLEPALDRIASLPGVGDVAGPYGPGPGGAARISEDGRTAYAQVTFAQQADAVPQELVQDVVDTARGAERAGLQVELGGQAITRISAPPTGIAEVVGILAAGVVLFLAFGSLFSMLLPITVAIFGVGTGLMSTLLLSHAVDVPEVASLLGSLIGLGVGIDYALFIVTRHRRALLGGRTPEESAVQALNTAGRAVLFAGGTVCVALAGMLVTRMSFLEGVVIATSLTVVLSVLAAITLLPALLSLLGERVLSPRQRRRLADEGPAPAEAKGAAARWSAAVQERPRAVAAVAVVLMAALAIPVLSLRLGATDQGNHPEDRTTRQAYDLLADGFGPGFNGPLQLVAETGALGAPGDPDVKAAVDALVERVGADDGVAMAAAMPLPAGSEVPVTVVQVVPTTSPQDVRTDQLIDRLRDDVIPGSGMEVHVGGVTAVFKDFSSVTADRMPLFIATIIGLGFLLLLLAFRSVVVPLTAAVMNLVAAAASFGVLVAIFQWGWGAELLGFGREGPITAFLPVIMLSMLFGLSMDYQVFLVSRMHEEWVHTKDNARAVRVGLAETSSVIISAALIMICVFGAFVLSGDTEGAVAGVGLAAAVALDAFVLRTALVPASMHLLGKANWWLPGWLEERLPHLAVEAPEAPEAARRTTAEDPGIGTEKTMVSGGTTVVHGFVLDDEGMPVADAVLTLLSPAGRQLDRVATLADGGYILSVPAGGSYLLAVTSDLHEPWTRHILVGGEPLIHDLTLSPSPAASPSHPA; from the coding sequence GTGGAGGCATGGGCACGGTGGTGCTACCGGCGCAAGCTGCTGGTCCTGGCGCTGTGGGTGTCGGCCCTGGCCGGTCTCGGCGTGGCCGGGACCGCCGCGGGCGGCGACTACGCCAACATGTTCGGCATCCCCGGCACCGACTCGTCCCGCGCGTACGACCGGATGGCCGAGGTCTTCCCGGAGAGCGCGGGTGACACGGTCAACGTCGTGTGGCGCGTCGACTCGGGGGCCGTCGGCGACAGTTCCGTACAGGACCGGCTCGAACCCGCACTCGACCGCATCGCCTCCCTGCCCGGCGTCGGCGACGTCGCGGGGCCGTACGGTCCCGGCCCCGGCGGCGCCGCGCGGATCAGCGAGGACGGTCGGACCGCGTACGCGCAGGTGACCTTCGCCCAACAGGCCGACGCCGTACCGCAAGAGCTCGTCCAGGACGTCGTGGACACCGCGCGGGGCGCCGAGCGCGCCGGGCTCCAGGTCGAACTCGGCGGGCAGGCCATCACCCGTATCTCCGCACCGCCCACCGGTATCGCCGAGGTGGTCGGCATCCTCGCCGCGGGCGTCGTCCTCTTCCTGGCCTTCGGCTCGCTCTTCTCGATGCTGCTGCCGATCACCGTCGCGATCTTCGGCGTCGGTACCGGCCTCATGTCGACGCTGCTGCTGAGCCATGCCGTCGACGTGCCCGAAGTCGCCTCGCTGCTCGGTTCGTTGATCGGCCTCGGGGTCGGCATCGACTACGCGCTGTTCATCGTCACCCGGCACCGCAGAGCCCTGCTCGGCGGCAGAACACCCGAGGAATCGGCCGTCCAGGCGCTCAACACGGCGGGCCGCGCGGTGCTTTTCGCGGGCGGCACCGTCTGCGTCGCACTCGCCGGCATGCTCGTGACGCGGATGAGCTTCCTCGAAGGCGTCGTCATCGCCACGTCGTTGACCGTCGTCCTCAGCGTGCTGGCCGCGATCACCCTGCTGCCCGCGCTCCTCTCACTCCTGGGCGAGCGGGTGCTGAGCCCCCGTCAGCGGCGCAGGCTCGCCGACGAGGGACCGGCGCCCGCCGAGGCGAAGGGCGCGGCGGCCCGCTGGTCGGCCGCCGTACAGGAACGCCCCAGGGCCGTCGCGGCGGTCGCGGTCGTCCTGATGGCCGCGCTGGCGATCCCGGTCCTGTCCCTGCGGCTCGGCGCGACCGACCAGGGCAACCATCCCGAGGACCGCACCACCCGGCAGGCGTACGACCTGCTCGCCGACGGCTTCGGCCCCGGCTTCAACGGACCGCTCCAACTCGTCGCGGAGACAGGCGCACTCGGCGCCCCCGGTGACCCGGACGTGAAAGCCGCCGTGGACGCGCTGGTCGAACGGGTCGGCGCCGACGACGGCGTGGCGATGGCCGCCGCCATGCCTCTCCCGGCCGGCTCCGAGGTCCCCGTGACGGTCGTCCAGGTCGTCCCCACCACCTCGCCGCAGGACGTGCGGACGGACCAGTTGATCGACCGGCTGCGCGACGACGTCATCCCCGGCTCCGGCATGGAGGTCCATGTCGGGGGAGTGACCGCCGTGTTCAAGGACTTCTCCTCGGTCACCGCCGACCGGATGCCCCTGTTCATCGCCACGATCATCGGCCTCGGCTTTCTCCTGCTGCTCCTCGCCTTCCGCTCCGTGGTGGTGCCGCTGACGGCCGCCGTCATGAACCTGGTCGCCGCCGCCGCGTCCTTCGGGGTGCTGGTCGCGATCTTCCAGTGGGGCTGGGGGGCCGAGCTGCTCGGCTTCGGCAGGGAGGGCCCGATCACCGCGTTCCTGCCGGTGATCATGCTGTCGATGCTCTTCGGGCTCTCGATGGACTACCAGGTCTTCCTCGTCAGCCGTATGCACGAGGAGTGGGTGCACACGAAGGACAACGCCCGCGCGGTGCGGGTCGGGCTCGCCGAGACCAGCAGTGTCATCATCTCGGCCGCGCTCATCATGATCTGCGTCTTCGGCGCGTTCGTGCTGAGCGGCGACACCGAGGGGGCCGTGGCCGGGGTCGGGCTGGCCGCCGCCGTCGCGCTGGACGCGTTCGTCCTGCGTACGGCGCTGGTCCCGGCGTCGATGCACCTGCTCGGAAAGGCCAACTGGTGGCTGCCGGGCTGGCTGGAGGAGCGGTTGCCGCACCTGGCGGTGGAGGCCCCGGAAGCCCCCGAGGCGGCCCGGCGGACGACGGCCGAGGACCCCGGCATCGGCACGGAGAAGACAATGGTCTCCGGCGGCACCACCGTCGTACACGGCTTCGTCCTCGACGACGAGGGCATGCCCGTCGCCGACGCCGTACTGACCCTTCTCTCGCCCGCGGGCAGGCAGCTCGACCGCGTGGCGACCCTCGCCGACGGCGGGTACATCCTCAGCGTCCCGGCCGGCGGCTCGTACCTGCTCGCCGTGACCTCCGACCTGCACGAACCGTGGACCCGGCACATCCTGGTCGGCGGCGAGCCGCTGATCCACGATCTGACGCTCAGTCCTTCGCCGGCCGCGTCACCATCGCACCCGGCATGA
- a CDS encoding response regulator transcription factor, with protein MLLVEDEPSIADVLTIALRYHRFEVVVAGSVREAAEAVRRTRPDVALLDVMLPDGDGRDIARQLRLSRPEMAVVFLTARDAPAEIVGGLSLGDDYITKPFNVDEVVARVRAVLRRTLPGDRIAVRPPLRYGDLELDEATYTVRRAGRAVDLTPTEYALLRFLVRNAGAVVTKEQLLRHVWRYEHAAESTVVETYISYLRRKLDRYGPPLIMTRRGVGYGLASPGAS; from the coding sequence GTGCTGCTCGTCGAGGACGAGCCGAGCATCGCCGACGTCCTGACCATCGCGCTGCGCTACCACCGGTTCGAGGTGGTGGTGGCGGGCTCGGTACGGGAGGCGGCCGAGGCCGTACGTCGCACGCGCCCCGACGTGGCGCTGCTCGACGTGATGCTCCCGGACGGCGACGGCCGCGACATCGCCCGCCAACTGCGGCTCTCCCGCCCGGAGATGGCGGTCGTCTTCCTCACGGCGCGGGACGCGCCCGCGGAGATCGTCGGCGGGCTGTCGCTCGGCGACGACTACATCACCAAGCCGTTCAACGTGGACGAGGTGGTCGCCCGGGTCCGCGCGGTGCTGCGCAGGACCCTGCCCGGCGACCGGATCGCGGTACGGCCGCCGCTGCGGTACGGCGATCTGGAGCTGGACGAGGCGACGTACACGGTGCGCAGGGCGGGGCGCGCGGTGGATCTGACCCCGACCGAGTACGCGCTGCTGAGGTTCCTGGTGCGCAACGCGGGTGCGGTGGTGACCAAGGAGCAGTTGCTGCGGCATGTGTGGCGGTACGAGCACGCGGCGGAGTCCACGGTGGTGGAGACCTACATCAGCTATCTGCGGCGCAAACTCGACCGGTACGGGCCGCCGTTGATCATGACGAGACGCGGGGTGGGCTACGGTCTCGCGAGCCCGGGTGCGTCGTGA
- a CDS encoding sensor histidine kinase, which produces MTGLGGTARTGRTHSLRTKLTLINVVLLALGITIATAVSLFGLRHYLLQAIDSELTMSRDGLERTELTVSQIESLSSLATIVENISPRRSGTGMLPAPDSLFVLIDAERRPINFAGIEVTERQRQLAWAVTDPTALSREAGVRDVMVDGEPYRVVGAHLSDGSTVLMSTSTKAVRESLFLALKFDTAIGGLLLVLLALITLMGANRTLRPLGDMVETATAIAEGDLTRRVPGRRDPVTEIEQLRLALNSMLQQVESAYVTRERSETQLRRFVADASHELRTPLSAIRGYLQLYEKGMLAEPAERTRALARMTGEADRMGRLVDELLTLARLDQRPVLRLRPVDLSRLVRDAADDLRAQQPDRPLDVAAAGSVLVQADESGLRQVIGNLLANIRTHTPPEAPVRVELGRSDEGVVRLCVSDDGPGMAHEDADRIFDRFFRAGGGGAGSGLGMSIVHAVVRSHGGEVSIRTSPGTGLAVTVTLPR; this is translated from the coding sequence GTGACGGGGCTTGGGGGGACTGCCCGGACCGGCCGTACGCATTCGCTGCGTACGAAGCTGACGCTGATCAATGTGGTGCTGCTCGCTCTGGGGATCACGATAGCGACGGCGGTCAGCCTCTTCGGTCTGCGGCACTATCTGCTCCAGGCCATCGACTCCGAACTGACCATGTCCCGCGACGGGCTGGAGCGTACGGAGTTGACGGTCAGTCAGATCGAGTCGCTGAGCTCGCTCGCGACGATAGTGGAGAACATATCCCCGCGCCGGTCGGGCACGGGCATGCTGCCGGCCCCCGACTCGCTCTTCGTCCTCATCGACGCGGAGCGCCGGCCGATCAACTTCGCCGGGATCGAGGTGACCGAGCGGCAGCGCCAACTGGCGTGGGCGGTCACCGATCCGACGGCACTGAGCCGGGAGGCCGGCGTCCGCGACGTGATGGTGGACGGCGAGCCGTACCGGGTGGTGGGGGCCCATCTCAGCGACGGTTCGACCGTACTGATGTCGACGTCCACGAAGGCGGTGCGGGAGAGCCTCTTTCTGGCGCTGAAGTTCGACACCGCGATCGGCGGTCTGCTGCTGGTGCTGCTCGCCCTGATCACGTTGATGGGCGCGAACCGTACGCTGCGGCCGCTCGGGGACATGGTCGAGACGGCGACGGCCATCGCCGAGGGCGACCTGACCCGCCGGGTCCCGGGCCGGCGCGACCCGGTCACCGAGATCGAGCAGCTGCGGCTCGCCCTCAACTCCATGCTCCAGCAGGTCGAGTCGGCGTACGTGACGCGCGAGCGCAGCGAGACGCAGCTGCGGCGGTTCGTCGCGGACGCGTCGCACGAGCTGCGTACGCCGCTGTCCGCGATCCGCGGCTACCTCCAGCTGTACGAGAAGGGCATGCTCGCCGAACCGGCGGAACGCACCCGCGCGCTCGCCAGGATGACCGGCGAGGCGGACCGGATGGGCCGGCTCGTCGACGAACTGCTCACCCTGGCAAGGCTGGACCAGCGGCCGGTGCTGCGGCTGCGCCCGGTGGACCTGAGCCGGCTGGTCCGCGACGCGGCGGACGACCTGCGTGCGCAGCAGCCCGACCGGCCGCTCGACGTGGCGGCGGCGGGCTCGGTGCTGGTCCAGGCGGACGAGTCAGGGCTGCGGCAGGTCATCGGCAACCTGCTGGCGAACATCCGCACCCACACACCGCCCGAAGCCCCCGTCCGGGTGGAACTGGGCCGCTCGGACGAGGGCGTGGTCCGGCTGTGCGTCTCCGACGACGGCCCGGGGATGGCCCACGAGGACGCGGACCGGATATTCGACCGCTTCTTCCGGGCGGGCGGTGGCGGCGCGGGCAGCGGCCTCGGCATGTCGATCGTCCACGCGGTGGTGCGCTCCCACGGCGGCGAGGTCTCGATCCGAACGTCCCCGGGAACGGGCCTGGCGGTGACGGTGACACTGCCGAGATGA
- a CDS encoding metallophosphoesterase — MVVVLMALVAVTLVAGAHYYIWRRLVRDTTAAGGTARKVGTAVLVLLPVLTVAGVGLGRGEALPFSLKQILGWPAYMWLAMLMYLLLALLVGEAVRPLLSRVLDRRAAAAGGTATATEPAPAEEPVTVGAGAGAGTPAGPGTDTAPAAQAADPSRRLFVSRVVGGAAAAAALATVGYGTANVLRGPTVKRVTVPLAKLPRAAHGYRIAVVSDIHLSPLLGRAHAQRVVDTINSTNPDLITIVGDLVDGTVADLGSAAEPLAQLTARHGSYFVTGNHEYFGDAGEWVDHVRELGVHPLENARVEIAGFDLAGVNDIAGEEEGEGPDFKKALGGRDPARASVLLAHQPVVIHDAVKHGVDLQLSGHTHGGQMWPATYIAQAANPTLAGLEQYGDTSLYVTRGAGAWGPPVRVGAPSDVTVVQLASRQA, encoded by the coding sequence GTGGTGGTAGTCCTGATGGCGCTTGTCGCTGTCACATTGGTGGCGGGCGCGCATTACTACATATGGCGGCGCCTGGTCCGCGACACGACGGCCGCGGGGGGTACGGCCCGCAAGGTCGGCACCGCCGTGCTGGTCCTGCTGCCGGTCCTGACCGTCGCCGGTGTGGGGTTGGGCCGGGGCGAGGCGTTGCCGTTCTCCCTGAAGCAGATCCTCGGCTGGCCCGCGTACATGTGGCTGGCGATGCTGATGTATCTGCTGCTGGCGCTGCTGGTGGGCGAAGCCGTACGGCCGCTGCTGAGCCGGGTGCTCGACCGTCGGGCCGCAGCCGCGGGGGGTACGGCGACGGCCACCGAGCCCGCGCCCGCCGAGGAGCCGGTGACCGTGGGCGCGGGCGCCGGGGCGGGCACCCCGGCCGGCCCGGGTACCGACACCGCTCCGGCCGCCCAGGCCGCCGATCCCTCCCGGCGGCTCTTCGTCTCCCGCGTCGTCGGCGGCGCCGCTGCCGCCGCCGCGCTCGCCACCGTCGGGTATGGCACGGCGAACGTACTGCGCGGCCCCACCGTCAAGCGCGTCACGGTCCCGCTCGCGAAGCTGCCGCGCGCCGCGCACGGCTACCGGATCGCCGTCGTCAGCGACATCCACCTCAGCCCGCTGCTGGGCCGGGCCCACGCGCAGCGTGTCGTGGACACCATCAACTCCACCAACCCCGACCTCATCACGATCGTCGGCGACCTGGTCGACGGGACCGTCGCCGACCTGGGCTCGGCGGCCGAGCCGCTGGCCCAGCTGACGGCGCGGCACGGGTCGTACTTCGTCACCGGTAACCACGAGTACTTCGGTGACGCGGGCGAATGGGTCGACCACGTACGCGAGTTGGGCGTGCACCCGCTGGAGAACGCCCGCGTGGAGATCGCCGGATTCGATCTGGCGGGCGTCAACGACATCGCGGGCGAGGAGGAGGGCGAGGGCCCGGACTTCAAGAAGGCGCTCGGCGGACGCGACCCGGCGCGCGCGTCGGTGCTGCTCGCGCACCAGCCCGTCGTCATCCACGACGCGGTGAAGCACGGCGTCGACCTGCAACTGTCGGGTCACACGCACGGCGGCCAGATGTGGCCGGCGACCTACATCGCCCAGGCCGCCAACCCGACCCTGGCGGGCCTTGAGCAGTACGGCGACACGTCGCTCTACGTGACACGCGGGGCGGGCGCGTGGGGCCCGCCGGTACGGGTCGGCGCCCCCTCGGACGTCACGGTCGTCCAACTCGCCTCCCGCCAGGCCTGA
- a CDS encoding SCO4848 family membrane protein: MKLSRPVSWFLLAFGVWSWFIWITFVKNLWQDGSGLAFDDAGDPTGYFWVHLLLAITSFLLGTGVGAVGFRGVRAWRGELRNERGDEHVVQRQRQG, translated from the coding sequence ATGAAGCTCAGCCGCCCCGTGTCCTGGTTCCTGCTCGCCTTCGGGGTGTGGAGCTGGTTCATCTGGATCACTTTCGTCAAAAATCTGTGGCAGGACGGCAGCGGACTCGCCTTCGACGACGCCGGTGACCCCACGGGTTACTTCTGGGTGCATCTGCTGCTCGCCATCACGTCCTTTCTTCTGGGGACGGGGGTGGGGGCGGTGGGGTTCCGTGGAGTCCGCGCCTGGCGCGGCGAGTTGAGGAACGAACGCGGTGACGAGCACGTAGTACAGAGACAGCGACAGGGATAA
- a CDS encoding D-alanyl-D-alanine carboxypeptidase family protein, whose product MSALRKTALTVLAAALLPVLTAAPVLADDANDANTEKSEDKQPKPPAAMSTVGGTLLGKPGTQVNLAPGVPVLPKKLTGRSWIVADAESGDVLASHNAHWRLPPASTLKMLFADTVLPVLPKTESHKVTPEDLAGIGEGSSLVGVKENSTYTVHDLWMGVFLRSGNDAVHVLSQMNGGVGKTVADMNKHAAELKALDTNVVSPDGYDEKGQVSSAYDLTLIARSGLQKKDFREYSSTVRVQFPGEEKKPKKGKKAPKRETFEIQNTNRLLTGDSGLDPYKGIAGVKNGNTTNAGSTFTGVAERDGRVLLVTVMNPSEEEGLAVYQETARLLDWGFTAAGKVEPIGELVKPGTADGGSDKEAVGDDSGDKSEAGGSGGTDQAGLGDKASASGSSGMGIAVAIAGGALLLLAAAVFLVNRRWPLPDLVKRLPGR is encoded by the coding sequence GTGTCCGCACTGAGAAAGACCGCCTTGACGGTCCTTGCCGCCGCGTTGCTGCCCGTTCTGACCGCCGCGCCCGTTCTGGCGGACGACGCGAACGACGCGAACACGGAGAAGTCCGAGGACAAGCAGCCGAAGCCGCCGGCGGCGATGTCGACGGTCGGCGGCACTCTCCTCGGCAAACCCGGCACCCAGGTGAATCTCGCCCCCGGCGTGCCCGTGCTGCCGAAGAAGCTGACCGGCAGGTCCTGGATCGTCGCGGACGCCGAGAGCGGCGATGTCCTCGCCTCGCACAACGCGCACTGGCGGCTGCCGCCCGCTTCGACGCTCAAGATGCTGTTCGCGGACACGGTCCTGCCCGTGCTGCCGAAGACCGAGTCCCACAAAGTGACGCCCGAGGACCTGGCCGGCATCGGCGAGGGCAGCAGTCTGGTCGGCGTGAAGGAGAACAGCACGTACACCGTCCACGACCTGTGGATGGGTGTCTTCCTGCGCTCGGGCAACGACGCGGTGCATGTGCTGTCCCAGATGAACGGCGGCGTCGGCAAGACGGTCGCCGACATGAACAAGCACGCGGCCGAACTGAAGGCGCTCGACACGAATGTCGTCTCGCCGGACGGTTACGACGAGAAGGGGCAGGTCTCCAGCGCGTACGACCTCACCCTGATCGCCCGCTCCGGGCTGCAGAAGAAGGACTTCCGGGAGTACTCGTCGACGGTCCGGGTGCAGTTCCCCGGCGAGGAGAAGAAGCCGAAGAAGGGCAAGAAGGCCCCGAAGCGGGAGACGTTCGAGATCCAGAACACCAACCGGCTGCTGACCGGGGACTCCGGCCTCGACCCGTACAAAGGGATCGCCGGGGTCAAGAACGGCAACACCACCAACGCGGGGTCGACCTTCACCGGTGTCGCCGAGCGCGACGGCAGGGTCCTGCTGGTGACGGTCATGAACCCGTCCGAGGAGGAGGGTCTTGCGGTCTACCAGGAGACGGCCAGGCTGCTGGACTGGGGCTTCACCGCCGCCGGAAAGGTCGAACCGATCGGCGAGCTGGTGAAGCCCGGAACGGCCGACGGCGGCTCCGACAAGGAGGCTGTCGGGGACGACTCGGGCGACAAGAGCGAGGCCGGGGGCAGCGGCGGTACGGACCAGGCCGGGCTCGGCGACAAGGCTTCCGCGTCGGGGTCCAGCGGCATGGGAATCGCGGTGGCCATCGCGGGCGGCGCGCTGCTGCTGCTGGCGGCGGCCGTGTTCCTGGTCAACCGCCGCTGGCCACTGCCGGACCTGGTCAAGCGCCTGCCGGGCCGCTAG
- a CDS encoding YihY/virulence factor BrkB family protein: MDWLKKLPVVGPLVAGLMLTHAWRSFETLERTHWTRLAAAITFISFLALFPLITVGAAIGAALLSTDELDRLKHNITEQVPGISDQLDINSLVQNAGTVGLVAGALLLFTGVSWVGQVRGCLRAVWELDDVNEGNPFLQKGKDTIILVGLGVTGLVSIGASALGSTAVSWTARQLGIKEDGVGDVLLQIAAIALAAAAAFLILLYVLTLMPGVRPPRRRLIVAAVIGALGFEALKLLLGGYVRDVAGKSMYGAFGVPVALLLWINFTAKLTLFCAAWTATPSHPSGDEQPTGPPDGAADAPSAGGFPPPGATRIRPSGPAGA, from the coding sequence ATGGACTGGCTGAAAAAACTCCCCGTCGTCGGCCCCCTCGTGGCCGGGCTGATGCTGACCCACGCCTGGCGTTCCTTCGAGACCCTCGAACGCACCCACTGGACCAGGCTCGCGGCGGCGATCACCTTCATCAGCTTCCTGGCGCTCTTCCCGCTGATCACCGTCGGCGCGGCGATCGGGGCCGCGCTGCTGAGCACGGACGAGCTCGACCGTCTCAAGCACAACATCACCGAGCAGGTACCCGGTATCTCCGACCAGCTGGACATCAACTCACTGGTCCAGAACGCGGGAACGGTGGGGCTGGTGGCCGGTGCCCTGCTGCTGTTCACCGGCGTCAGCTGGGTCGGCCAGGTGCGGGGGTGTCTGCGCGCCGTCTGGGAGCTGGACGACGTGAACGAGGGCAACCCCTTCCTGCAGAAGGGCAAGGACACGATCATCCTCGTCGGCCTGGGCGTCACCGGTCTCGTCTCGATCGGCGCGTCGGCCCTCGGCTCCACGGCCGTCAGCTGGACCGCCCGTCAGCTCGGTATCAAGGAGGACGGCGTGGGCGATGTCCTCCTCCAGATCGCGGCGATCGCGCTCGCCGCCGCGGCGGCCTTCCTGATCCTGCTGTACGTACTGACGCTGATGCCCGGCGTACGGCCGCCGCGGCGCCGGCTGATCGTCGCGGCCGTCATCGGCGCGCTCGGCTTCGAAGCGCTCAAGCTGCTGCTGGGCGGCTATGTGCGGGACGTCGCGGGCAAGAGCATGTACGGCGCGTTCGGGGTGCCCGTCGCGCTGCTGCTGTGGATCAACTTCACGGCGAAGCTGACGCTGTTCTGCGCGGCCTGGACGGCGACACCGAGCCACCCGAGCGGGGACGAGCAGCCGACGGGACCGCCGGACGGAGCGGCGGACGCGCCGAGTGCGGGAGGCTTCCCGCCGCCCGGCGCGACGCGTATACGCCCTAGCGGCCCGGCAGGCGCTTGA
- a CDS encoding FAD-binding oxidoreductase, whose protein sequence is MPAEIADPVTGWGRTAPTAAARLVRPRSYEEAARAVRDCGTRGGIPRGLGRAYGDAAQNAGGSLIDMTALDRVLSVDAEAGIVECEAGISLHRLMEVLLPLGWFVPVTPGTRHVTVGGAIGSDVHGRNHQVSGAFSRHVLSLDLLTADGDVTTVVPGTPLFDATAGGMGLTGVILSATFRLHPVETSLMSVDTERATDLDDLMDRLTTSGRHHRYSVAWIDLLAGGSSLGRSVLTHGEHTTLDALSAHAARGRGGLGGWGEWGSRGAAARARRQPLAFRPGQLPGAPSYVAQGLLGRTAAGLFNELWYRGAGRARTGELQRISAFFHPLDGVPHWNRLYGRGGFVRYQFVVGHGQEEALIRIVRRIVRRGCPAPLAVLKRFGAGDPGWLSFPMAGWTLSLDVPADRTGLGPFLDELDEDVAAAGGRVCLAKDSRLRPELLAAMYPRLDEFRALRAELDPRAVFVSDLSRRLSI, encoded by the coding sequence ATGCCTGCCGAGATCGCCGACCCTGTCACCGGCTGGGGCCGCACCGCCCCCACGGCCGCCGCCCGTCTCGTACGGCCGCGTTCTTATGAGGAGGCGGCCCGCGCCGTACGCGACTGCGGTACGCGCGGCGGCATCCCGCGCGGTCTCGGCCGCGCGTACGGCGACGCGGCGCAGAACGCGGGCGGCTCCCTCATCGACATGACCGCCCTGGACCGCGTCCTGTCCGTCGACGCCGAGGCCGGGATCGTCGAGTGCGAGGCGGGGATCAGCCTGCACCGGCTGATGGAAGTGCTGCTGCCGCTGGGCTGGTTCGTGCCGGTGACGCCCGGGACCCGTCATGTCACGGTCGGCGGGGCGATCGGCTCCGACGTCCACGGCAGGAACCACCAGGTGTCGGGCGCGTTCTCCCGCCACGTGCTCTCCCTGGACCTGCTCACCGCCGACGGCGACGTGACGACGGTCGTCCCCGGCACGCCCCTGTTCGACGCGACGGCGGGCGGCATGGGGCTGACGGGAGTGATCCTCAGCGCGACGTTCCGGCTGCACCCCGTCGAGACCTCCCTGATGTCCGTCGACACCGAACGCGCCACGGACCTCGACGATCTGATGGACCGTCTCACCACGTCCGGCCGGCACCACCGCTACTCGGTCGCCTGGATCGATCTGCTCGCCGGCGGCTCCTCCTTGGGACGCTCGGTCCTCACGCACGGCGAACACACGACACTTGACGCGCTGTCCGCGCATGCCGCGCGGGGACGCGGCGGCCTGGGCGGCTGGGGCGAGTGGGGCAGCCGCGGGGCGGCGGCCCGCGCCCGCAGACAGCCGCTCGCCTTCCGGCCCGGACAGCTGCCCGGCGCGCCCTCCTACGTAGCCCAGGGGCTGCTGGGGCGGACGGCGGCCGGGCTCTTCAACGAGCTCTGGTACCGCGGGGCGGGGCGCGCACGGACCGGTGAACTCCAGCGCATCTCGGCCTTCTTCCACCCGCTGGACGGAGTGCCGCACTGGAACCGTCTGTACGGACGCGGCGGCTTCGTCCGGTACCAGTTCGTCGTCGGACACGGCCAGGAGGAGGCGCTGATCCGGATCGTGCGGCGCATCGTCCGGCGCGGCTGTCCCGCCCCGCTCGCCGTACTCAAGCGGTTCGGCGCGGGCGATCCCGGCTGGCTCTCCTTCCCCATGGCCGGCTGGACCCTCTCCCTGGACGTCCCCGCCGACCGGACCGGTCTTGGGCCCTTCCTCGACGAGCTGGACGAGGACGTCGCCGCCGCCGGGGGCCGGGTCTGTCTCGCGAAGGACTCGCGGCTGCGGCCCGAACTGCTGGCCGCGATGTATCCGCGGCTGGACGAGTTCCGGGCGCTGCGGGCCGAACTCGACCCGCGCGCGGTCTTCGTCTCCGATCTCTCCCGCCGGCTCTCGATCTGA
- a CDS encoding decaprenylphospho-beta-D-erythro-pentofuranosid-2-ulose 2-reductase: MKDAFGIPQSLLVLGGTSEIALATARRLIARRTRTVWLAGRASAALDAAADHLRAQGADVRTVDFDALDPASHAEVLGKVFAEGDIDMTLLAFGVLGDQAHDEADPASAVRVAQTNYTGAVSAGLVCAAAMQTQGHGSLVVLSSVAGERARRANFIYGSSKAGLDAFAQGLGDAMYGTGVHVMVVRPGFVRTRTTAGREETPLATTPEAVAVAVELGLRRRSETVWVPGALRVAMSLVRHLPRSLFRRLPV, encoded by the coding sequence ATGAAGGACGCCTTCGGCATTCCGCAGTCCCTGCTCGTCCTCGGCGGGACGTCCGAGATCGCGCTGGCCACGGCACGTCGGCTGATCGCGCGCCGTACGCGTACGGTCTGGCTGGCCGGCCGCGCCTCGGCCGCGCTCGACGCCGCCGCCGACCATCTCCGCGCCCAGGGCGCTGACGTCCGCACGGTCGACTTCGACGCGCTCGACCCGGCCTCGCACGCCGAGGTGCTGGGCAAGGTCTTCGCGGAGGGCGACATCGACATGACGCTGCTCGCCTTCGGCGTACTCGGCGACCAGGCGCACGACGAGGCGGATCCGGCCTCCGCCGTCAGGGTCGCGCAGACCAACTACACGGGGGCGGTCTCGGCCGGTCTGGTGTGCGCGGCGGCGATGCAGACGCAGGGGCACGGATCGCTGGTGGTGCTGTCGTCGGTGGCCGGTGAGCGGGCGCGGCGCGCCAATTTCATCTACGGGTCGAGCAAGGCGGGCCTGGACGCGTTCGCGCAGGGGCTCGGGGACGCGATGTACGGCACCGGGGTGCATGTGATGGTCGTGCGGCCCGGCTTCGTACGGACGAGGACGACGGCGGGGCGGGAGGAGACACCGCTGGCCACGACCCCGGAGGCGGTCGCTGTGGCCGTGGAGCTGGGGCTGCGGCGGCGCTCGGAGACGGTGTGGGTGCCGGGGGCGCTGCGGGTGGCGATGTCGCTGGTGAGGCATCTGCCGAGGTCGCTCTTCCGGCGGCTGCCGGTCTGA